Proteins from a single region of Bos indicus isolate NIAB-ARS_2022 breed Sahiwal x Tharparkar chromosome 6, NIAB-ARS_B.indTharparkar_mat_pri_1.0, whole genome shotgun sequence:
- the UBE2K gene encoding ubiquitin-conjugating enzyme E2 K isoform X3 — MTLRTVLLSLQALLAAAEPDDPQDAVVANQYKQNPEMFKQTARLWAHVYAGAPVSSPEYTKKIENLCAMGFDRNAVIVALSSKSWDVETATELLLSN, encoded by the exons ATGACTCTGCGCACGGTATTGTTGTCATTACAAGCTCTGCTGGCAGCTGCAGAACCGGATGATCCACAAGATGCAGTAGTAGCAAATCAG TACAAACAAAATCCTGAAATGTTCAAACAGACAGCTCGACTTTGGGCACATGTGTATGCTGGAGCACCAGTTTCTAGTCCAGAGTAcaccaaaaaaatagaaaacctatGTGCTATGGGCTTTGATAGG AATGCGGTAATAGTGGCCTTGTCTTCAAAATCATGGGATGTAGAGACTGCAACAGAATTGCTTCTGAGTAACTGA